A genome region from Fusarium musae strain F31 chromosome 5, whole genome shotgun sequence includes the following:
- a CDS encoding hypothetical protein (EggNog:ENOG41), whose translation MKVRCSGDVPKSGSSTTEASSSRDDSVSVTTSQAAVSPRKQRPSIASSSQSIPFDSIEEGPPFIPDDAIISLVNQYFERLYPLSAFCFLHRATVIQRCHDKTIDRALQLAICSITAIYFDQCQGERDAWAGEAEQLILDRLEQPSIFKIQASLLLIRYRAAVGQFPRAFIMAGLAARWAAAIRLNYEHSKLSPVAQEVRRRTFWSLSLLEDSFCVGLKEFELFDADTIYLQLPCEDADFQQERHVPTGYLQPAKGLEPEVLRTRAAFVRVAFIRRAIVRLNRRINVKEVNLPELLSSMEKFQNDLLRLRTRLAPCDQYPPSYTQDIRLSPQYFVMHMNWHLTHCDLYRIFLTGYPETTPEPMIEGISAAEKGLMKDKCLSHAEQIVKVLSDFVQHKQENEILEFEAAICAYHAARLVLFGTYTGKDNTGLPMQMAINKAQLCLDVITRYFAFSEQLKSMRQELERVIQQHKAWLESSDHRAITTTTDPNPAQSSKLAKDAYIRQRLAIHSLLRQSDFVDDSHDAAPAAPTEVESEQQSPEQQTNWGIRDPVTDQNLMFGLPYGGGLDLNAWASSMAGNQDLNGLFTDFDEQYMY comes from the exons ATGAAGGTCCGATGTTCTGGCGATGTTCCGAAAT CTGGGTCATCAACAACGGAAGCTTCGTCGTCTCGGGACGACTCGGTGTCCGTGACAACATCTCAGGCTGCTGTTTCGCCCAGAAAACAACGACCAAGTATCGCTTCAAGCTCCCAATCAATCCCCTTTGACTCGATAGAAGAAGGCCCCCCTTTCATTCCTGACGATGCGATAATATCGCTCGTCAATCAGTACTTCGAGCGGCTCTATCCCCTTTCTGCCTTCTGCTTCCTCCACCGAGCCACAGTCATCCAAAGATGTCACGACAAGACCATCGATCGAGCGCTTCAGTTGGCCATTTGCTCTATCACGGCCATCTACTTTGACCAATGTCAAGGAGAGCGTGATGCATGGGCTGGAGAAGCTGAGCAGCTTATACTCGACCGGCTCGAACAACCTTCCATTTTCAAGATACAGGCGTCCCTCCTCCTAATACGATATAGAGCCGCTGTGGGACAGTTCCCCAGGGCATTCATAATGGCTGGGCTTGCAGCTAGATGGGCTGCAGCGATACGCCTCAACTACGAACACTCCAAATTAAGTCCTGTCGCTCAAGAAGTTCGCAGGCGAACATTTTGGTCTCTGTCCTTGCTTGAGGATAGCTTTTGCGTTGGTCTTAAAGAGTTCGAACTTTTTGATGCCGACACAATATACTTACAACTCCCCTGCGAAGACGCCGACTTTCAGCAAGAACGACACGTCCCTACTGGATACTTACAGCCTGCTAAGGGGCTCGAGCCAGAAGTCCTGAGAACTCGGGCAGCGTTTGTGCGGGTGGCTTTCATTCGAAGAGCGATTGTAAGGCTCAATCGACGAATAAACGTGAAAGAGGTCAATCTCCCCGAACTCCTTTCGTCGATGGAAAAGTTCCAGAATGATCTTCTTCGCTTAAGGACTAGACTTGCGCCTTGTGATCAATACCCACCCTCATATACACAAGACATTCGTTTATCGCCACAATACTTTGTAATG CACATGAACTGGCACTTAACCCACTGCGACCTTTACCGAATCTTCCTCACTGGATATCCTGAGACTACACCAGAACCCATGATTGAGGGTATTTCCGCAGCCGAGAAGGGTTTGATGAAAGACAAGTGTCTATCTCATGCAGAACAAATCGTCAAAGTCTTGTCGGACTTTGTGCAGCATAAGCAAGAGAATGAAATACTTGAGTTTGAAGCAGCTATCTGTGCGTACCATGCGGCGAGGTTGGTGCTTTTCGGAACATACACAGGCAAGGACAATACAGGACTGCCCATGCAGATGGCCATCAATAAGGCACAGCTGTGTCTAGATGTCATCACACGATACTTTGCATTCTCAGAACAACTGAAGTCCATG CGACAAGAACTTGAACGAGTTATACAGCAACACAAAGCGTGGCTTGAGTCTTCGGACCACCGCGCCATTACAACAACGACTGATCCAAATCCGGCCCAATCTTCGAAGCTCGCCAAGGATGCATATATCCGCCAGCGACTGGCGATACACAGTCTTCTTCGACAATCCGATTTTGTCGACGACAGTCATGATGCAGCTCCTGCAGCTCCAACTGAAGTAGAAAGTGAGCAGCAATCTCCTGAACAGCAGACGAATTGGGGCATCAGAGACCCCGTTACAGATCAAAATTTGATGTTTGGTCTGCCTTATGGCGGAGGGCTGGATTTAAATGCATGGGCATCGAGTATGGCCGGAAATCAGGACTTGAATGGGCTTTTCACGGATTTTGACGAGCAGTATATGTACTGA
- a CDS encoding hypothetical protein (EggNog:ENOG41) has translation MPFNNHRYNLRRHPYEGGRDFVRPQTGRGHSRGQSQGFRNATPGQSYGQQQWKDEQPALYPQGNDRVANNYHQSDNYHQLAPQQLPLTAVTLYPQPLYAEPLSAAVDNAIRLSLSDKYPQDQDQPVIQSQPESHSQEVHPEQAPRGTKRKNNTEHGEQTNMNHTPDHQTMFSDRHDSMYEENATNQVVDYGLLKAKGSAIFINREAAIQAIEGMFQQGEPITLSWNSGTSTAPPDTELPNAFPHGKETADSLSPGQPRPTAS, from the coding sequence ATGCCCTTCAACAACCATCGCTATAACCTACGCAGACACCCATACGAGGGCGGTCGAGACTTTGTTCGTCCTCAAACCGGACGAGGTCATAGTCGTGGCCAGTCCCAGGGGTTTAGAAATGCCACACCAGGTCAAAGCTACGGTCAGCAGCAATGGAAAGACGAGCAACCCGCTTTGTATCCTCAAGGAAACGACAGAGTTGCCAACAACTACCATCAGTCTGATAACTACCATCAGCTTGCTCCTCAGCAACTTCCACTCACTGCAGTAACTTTGTACCCCCAGCCTCTTTATGCTGAACCACTTAGCGCGGCAGTCGACAATGCTATTCGTCTCTCGTTGAGCGACAAGTACCCTCAGGATCAGGACCAGCCAGTCATTCAAAGCCAGCCGGAGAGTCACAGTCAAGAAGTTCACCCTGAACAGGCCCCGAGAGGCACTAAGCGCAAGAACAACACGGAGCATGGCGAACAGACGAACATGAACCATACTCCGGACCACCAAACTATGTTCAGTGACCGCCATGACAGCATGTACGAGGAGAACGCGACCAACCAGGTGGTTGACTATGGGCTACTTAAAGCCAAAGGTAGCGCAATCTTCATCAACCGCGAGGCTGCCATCCAGGCAATTGAGGGCATGTTCCAGCAAGGCGAGCCAATCACTCTCTCTTGGAATTCAGGAACGTCCACAGCCCCACCAGACACGGAGCTTCCAAATGCCTTCCCGCACGGCAAAGAGACAGCGGACAGTCTCAGCCCGGGACAGCCTCGCCCTACAGCGAGCTGA
- a CDS encoding hypothetical protein (EggNog:ENOG41), which yields MDLASAAGDHPNNLISSLDSPLPVPNTSSASGIPQQSVNPSQPASHANSPDRKPKKSSLTCVTCRARKVRCNGARDICSNCERLGFPCSYDDGDAGALSGALPRRRVRQACISCHSRKARCSGHMPSCDRCRSQGIECVYRPSKRARITMRGEGRSPQSQEGDREDGHNDSDPGLTDPASTATPQGFAPEVPFPDESFDALIGRTFNKFFNHVHHIPMFSFLHRASLEGRYNTGKVEKALLLALIGITSYLTDMGAGMKEYGERCIDDAEALIFADYTRPSTIKVQALVLIIKHRILSKKSPSAFMLLSIASRYAAALRLNHEAPNLCFLAQESRRRLMWALYCIDSGVSGGYRDYSLWSADKIHVGLPCNERNFEFDLPQPTERLIHDPDKPRNPQAEDVGSLALHIRIQHMRRRIMEFSRRVMLSRNTKPDELQAGIWGLQKDLSDFATHLPASFQFSESSLRLRAYSPRICTFIMIHVWWHQCQIDLYRLALGGLREALPRVILASLDDAFVDHCQRQCVEHAMSMANIFSSMHKLNSKPVTDLDMAICAYQCARVLTYAYHTNALKYDLNLEAVMERAKICLSTIKSCCAGKTAEGIQADLERLITHGIAIRGPSATPDQHGRLPLDNGYSQQPLRHGFANDHSMSDANQFSSMNHVSITAMTDSTFPPSLVADPWVPESQVSPDLPHPSTEAPAPTKPTVSVPEIVPRQDFGISEINNAYDGGTDGLGTDSGLEYGMGLDQNLWMPNNDWLSMDALNGGVGA from the exons ATGGATCTCGCCTCCGCCGCTGGCGACCACCCGAATAACCTCATTTCCTCCCTCGACTCTCCTCTCCCCGTCCCAAACACTTCCTCTGCCTCGGGCATCCCTCAGCAATCCGTGAACCCATCCCAGCCAGCCTCTCACGCCAATTCTCCCGACCGCAAACCCAAAAAATCGTCACTGACCTGCGTCACCTGCCGCGCTCGAAAAGTCCGATGCAATGGTGCGCGCGACATCTGCTCCAACTGCGAGCGACTTGGCTTTCCATGCTCCTACGATGACGGCGACGCCGGTGCCTTGTCTGGCGCTCTGCCGCGCCGTCGAGTTCGACAAGCTTGCATCAGCTGTCATAGTCGAAAAGCCCGATGTTCCGGACACATGCCTTCATGCGATCGCTGTCGCTCCCAAGGCATTGAATGCGTTTACCGACCAAGCAAAAGGGCGCGCATTACAATGAGAGGCGAAGGCCGAAGCCCGCAGAGTCAGGAAGGTGATCGAGAAGATGGTCACAACGACAGCGACCCTGGGTTGACCGACCCGGCTAGTACCGCTACGCCTCAAGGGTTCGCACCTGAAGT CCCCTTTCCAGATGAATCCTTCGATGCTTTAATAGGCCGGACTTTTAACAAGTTCTTCAACCATGTCCATCATATTCCCatgttctcttttctccatcGAGCCTCCCTTGAAGGACGATACAACACAGGCAAAGTTGAAAAGGCACTTCTGCTGGCCCTGATTGGCATTACTTCGTACCTCACGGATATGGGAGCGGGCATGAAGGAATATGGCGAAAGATGTATCGACGATGCTGAGGCTCTCATTTTTGCCGATTACACTCGGCCTTCAACCATCAAAGTACAGGCGCTTGTCCTGATTATCAAGCATCGTATCCTGTCCAAGAAATCTCCAAGCGCTTTCATGCTGCTGAGTATCGCTTCCCGATACGCCGCAGCCTTGCGTCTGAATCACGAAGCTCCAAATCTTTGTTTCCTCGCCCAAGAGTCTCGCCGTCGACTCATGTGGGCACTCTACTGTATTGACTCGGGTGTCTCGGGCGGCTATCGTGACTACTCTCTATGGAGTGCTGATAAGATCCATGTAGGATTGCCATGCAATGAGCGCAACTTTGAATTTGATCTTCCACAACCGACCGAGAGACTTATTCATGATCCCGACAAACCTCGAAACCCCCAGGCCGAAGACGTTGGAAGTCTAGCTCTCCACATTCGCATACAGCACATGCGACGACGAATTATGGAATTCTCTCGACGCGTTATGTTGTCTCGGAACACCAAGCCCGATGAACTTCAAGCTGGTATCTGGGGACTGCAGAAAGACCTCAGTGATTTTGCAACCCATTTACCAGCCTCTTTTCAATTTTCAGAGAGCTCACTGCGACTCCGAGCATACTCTCCTCGAATATGTACATTCATCATGATTCACGTTTGGTGGCATCAATGTCAGATCGACCTCTACCGTCTTGCCCTGGGTGGTTTACGGGAAGCCCTTCCTCGTGTTATCCTTGCATCTCTCGACGATGCTTTTGTCGATCATTGTCAACGACAATGTGTCGAGCATGCCATGTCAATGGCCAATATCTTCTCATCTATGCACAAACTCAACTCGAAACCTGTGACTGATTTGGATATGGCTATCTGCGCATACCAATGCGCCCGCGTGTTGACATACGCGTATCATACTAATGCTTTGAAATATGACCTCAACTTGGAAGCCGTCATGGAACGAGCAAAGATTTGCCTGTCAACTATCAAGTCCTGCTGCGCGGGAAAGACGGCTGAAGGAATTCAAGCAGATCTGGAAAGGTTAATAACTCACGGAATCGCCATCCGTGGACCCTCTGCAACGCCAGATCAGCACGGTCGACTCCCTCTTGATAATGGCTATTCGCAGCAACCCTTACGACACGGTTTCGCGAATGATCATAGCATGAGCGACGCCAACCAGTTCAGCTCAATGAACCATGTTTCGATAACCGCCATGACCGACTCGACGTTCCCTCCTTCGCTCGTCGCCGATCCATGGGTCCCCGAAAGTCAAGTCTCGCCAGACTTGCCACACCCAAGTACCGAAGCCCCAGCCCCTACAAAACCAACCGTGAGCGTTCCCGAGATAGTACCACGTCAAGACTTTGGAATTTCAGAGATCAACAACGCCTACGATGGAGGTACCGATGGGTTAGGCACGGACAGCGGGTTAGAGTACGGGATGGGCCTTGATCAGAATCTTTGGATGCCAAACAACGATTGGCTAAGCATGGATGCTCTCaatggaggagttggagcTTGA
- a CDS encoding hypothetical protein (EggNog:ENOG41), whose translation MAATALAKSWRAAFDVFASLRDDHLRDGNLETNRVFVPKEEESQEVQAQNESTSIQTPVCDGMHEPLPITPPTLESRGIAWEALYAGVYPRKPGRPFKMILPAEFDFWTFVYGPDGSDFNKIRERLMEELHSIESYLNNPENLPEKGHVFVLGPTSLQGTDDSEISPEACKPINLEGISRIWHDILVWHREFTETRVTTLRSYLEELSETRKARTVLSAATLPGGFKNVLDEIKKERNLTPIVFISNWAIKGKEGNWLGIPERINPAGDLWRERAEISEEKLRISEMILEIKERAKSGLLRDYGILMKWFHDEWYSVFGAGDRHQIGDFGTCSISSKDQLAVLLHQGYL comes from the exons ATGGCCGCAACCGCCCTCGCAAAATCATGGAGAGCCGCTTTCGACGTGTTTGCCTCTCTGAGAGACGATCACCTTCGCGACGGGAACCTGGAAACCAACCGTGTGTTTGTtcccaaggaagaagagtccCAAGAGGTACAAGCTCAAAATGAGTCTACGTCAATCCAAACCCCAGTTTGCGATGGCATGCATGAACCCCTACCTATCACTCCCCCAACTCTGGAAAGCCGAGGAATCGCTTGGGAGGCGCTCTACGCAGGGGTATATCCCAGAAAGCCAGGCCGACCATTCAAAATGATCCTCCCAGCCGAGTTCGATTTCTGGACATTCGTCTACGGTCCTGATGGCAgcgacttcaacaagatcCGAGAGCGCCTCATGGAAGAGC TGCATAGCATCGAGTCGTACCTTAACAACCCCGAAAACCTTCCCGAGAAAGGCCATGTTTTTGTACTTGGGCCTACCAGCCTCCAAGGTACGGACGACAGCGAAATCTCCCCTGAGGCATGCAAGCCCATCAACTTGGAAGGCATCAGCAGAATCTGGCACGACATTCTAGTCTGGCACCGCGAATTCACTGAAACTCGAGTGACTACACTGCGAAGCTATCTGGAGGAACTATCAGAAACCCGAAAAGCACGAACAGTCCTGAGTGCTGCAACTCTCCCAGGAGGATTCAAGAACGTTCTGGACGAGATCAAAAAAGAGCGAAAC TTGACTCCCATCGTTTTCATCAGCAACTGGGCCATTAAAGGCAAGGAGGGCAACTGGCTTGGTATCCCTGAGCGTATCAACCCGGCTGGTGATCTCTGGCGAGAGCGGGCTGAAATTTCCGAAGAGAAGTTGAGGATCTCAgagatgatcttggagatcAAGGAGCGTGCTAAGTCTGGCCTCTTGCGCGACTACGGGATTTTAATGAAGTGGTTTCATGACGAGTGGTATAGTGTCTTCGGAGCAGGAGATCGGCATCAGATTGGTGACTTTGGGACGTGTAGCATATCGTCGAAGGATCAGCTTGCTGTCTTGCTGCATCAAGGATACTTATGA
- a CDS encoding hypothetical protein (EggNog:ENOG41) → MTADSDTAMADISTPSTAATAISPFQRIPLEVLLRITYFLTTPELGNVRLTCRSIEQALYTTFTNEFFTRKQFMISETSLQALIDISKSRLSPHLRKVHFGLDRFAHALQVHGHNARTARQMELYNGQFSLLSTGYHRDMLVEAFKNLENLEDVVIRDFNSVRRTRDGPNRQWTSYGSTTALRETGSRPGQNSGMAWGPDTSTAYGSTIFTSVLFALGQAGAKPKGIEHMSHSRNHLRDCAFNIPSYMEASVTPVLENLEKLHIDIDLLGGSDFSSDDAAGHSSTADMMLRRFLLKLKNIKHLRINETHSSVTGPGMLLGWLGRENATSSAPPAPGPSSAPGSPLAPPEPSPEYHQLEELNFGMMNVEPQHLLAVTRKFAPTLKRLELHKITLRRRLPDGHSGTPPKVSFWNKFLEKLKDIPNLDLRHIKISFPQQQWASRPSRSFVAFEGSKESVKQYTGTDWRYFVGHEMMPKINVLWPSEDSSAEEDEDDDGIWDLYALDL, encoded by the coding sequence ATGACAGCCGACTCAGACACCGCCATGGCCGATATCAGTACCCCCTCGACGGCTGCCACAGCAATTTCTCCATTCCAACGAATCCCTCTCGAGGTTCTCCTACGGATTACTTACTTCCTCACCACTCCTGAACTAGGGAATGTCCGTCTGACATGTCGCTCAATCGAGCAGGCTTTGTACACTACCTTTACCAATGAGTTCTTCACCCGCAAGCAGTTTATGATCTCAGAAACAAGTCTACAGGCTCTGATTGACATCTCAAAGAGTAGACTCAGTCCTCATCTACGCAAAGTGCATTTTGGGCTGGACAGATTTGCGCACGCCCTGCAAGTCCACGGCCACAATGCTAGGACGGCGAGGCAGATGGAGTTGTACAATGGTcagttctctctgctgagTACGGGGTATCACAGGGATATGCTTGTAGAGGCCTTCAAGAACCTGGagaatcttgaagatgttgtcaTTCGCGACTTCAACTCGGTCCGCCGCACACGCGATGGCCCAAATAGACAGTGGACAAGCTACGGATCGACTACAGCTTTGAGGGAAACGGGGTCTCGCCCTGGCCAGAACAGCGGTATGGCCTGGGGACCCGATACCTCTACAGCCTACGGAAGCACCATCTTCACATCTGTGCTCTTCGCCCTCGGCCAGGCGGGTGCGAAGCCAAAGGGCATTGAGCACATGTCGCATTCTAGGAATCATCTGCGAGATTGTGCCTTCAATATCCCTTCGTATATGGAGGCCTCGGTCACACCTGTTTTGGAGAATCTTGAGAAGCTACACATCGATATCGATTTGCTCGGCGGCAGCGACTTCTCTAGCGACGATGCTGCTGGCCATTCGTCGACTGCAGATATGATGCTTCGCCGGTTTCTCCTCAAATTAAAGAACATCAAGCACCTGCGCATCAACGAGACCCATAGTAGTGTTACTGGTCCCGGTATGCTTCTTGGGTGGCTAGGTCGCGAGAATGCTACATCGTCAGCGCCTCCAGCACCTGGGCCGTCTTCTGCCCCTGGATCACCTCTTGCGCCCCCTGAACCCTCACCTGAATACCACCAGTTGGAAGAGCTCAATTTTGGCATGATGAATGTGGAGCCTCAACACCTCCTCGCCGTCACCCGAAAATTCGCGCCTACGCTCAAGAGACTAGAGCTACACAAGATCACCCTCCGGCGACGGCTCCCAGATGGCCACTCAGGAACGCCGCCAAAAGTAAGCTTTTGGAATAAGTTTCTAGAGAAGCTGAAAGACATCCCCAACCTCGATTTGCGGCACATCAAAATCAGTTttcctcagcagcagtggGCGTCACGACCGAGCCGGTCTTTTGTCGCCTTCGAAGGTTCGAAAGAAAGCGTGAAGCAGTATACCGGAACGGATTGGAGGTACTTCGTTGGGCACGAGATGATGCCCAAGATCAACGTGCTATGGCCGAGTGAAGATAGCAGtgcggaggaggatgaggatgatgacggtATTTGGGACCTATATGCGCTTGATCTGTAA
- a CDS encoding hypothetical protein (EggNog:ENOG41), whose product MKSFVSVAILPLAVQAVRIVQSNDDGWAESYIRTFNDALNSAGYDVVLSAPAENKSGSSSRDEKPKDRTTACQYDSCPANSGPVGHDPKRPDLNWVNSFPVTSMKYGIDTFGPSLWDGEAPELAVAGPNVGTNLWLQVPFSGTVGAACYAAHEEGIPAIAFSGASTGNTAFNTSPVPKRSLVYAELATTLVKKIVDSGKPYLPEDVYLNVNFGKVEGKCTDASQFQWVLTRINTGLLSERDTEWCGEDRLPTETEIALKSGCYASISVGDAADKTTADAARQKVVLGKLKDMLVCVD is encoded by the exons ATGAAGTCTTTCGTTTCTGTCGCTATTCTCCCTCTCGCGGTTCAGGCCGTGAGGATCGTTCAATCCAATGACGATGGCTGGGCAGAGTCTTATATCCGCACTTTCAATGACGCTCTGAACAGCGCGGGCTATGATGTTGTTCTCTCGGCCCCTGCAGAGAACAAGTCTGGCAGCA GCTCTAGGGATGAGAAACCCAAGGACCGCACCACAGCGTGTCAATATGACAGCTGCCCTGCCAATAGCGGTCCTGTTGGGCACGATCCCAAGCGTCCTGATCTCAACTGGGTCAACTCGTTCCCTGTCACTTCCATGAAGTACGGTATCGACACTTTTGGACCTAGCTTGTGGGATGGCGAGGCTCCCGAGCTTGCTGTCGCCGGTCCTAACGTTGGAACCAACCTCTGGCTTCAAGTTCCCTTCTCAGGTACCGTCGGCGCTGCTTGCTATGCTGCTCACGAAGAGGGCATCCCAGCCATTGCCTTCTCTGGAGCGTCTACCGGAAATACCGCCTTCAACACTAGCCCCGTCCCCAAGCGCAGTCTTGTATACGCTGAGCTCGCGACCACACTCGTCAAGAAGATTGTCGACTCTGGAAAGCCTTACTTGCCCGAGGATGTTTATCTCAACGTCAACTTCGGCAAGGTTGAGGGCAAATGCACTGATGCGTCCCAGTTCCAGTGGGTGCTGACTCGCATCAACACTGGTCTTCTGTCCGAGCGTGATACTGAATGGTGTGGTGAGGATCGTCTCCCtactgagactgagattGCTCTTAAGAGTGGATGCTATGCTTCTATTAGTGTTGGAGATGCTGCTGATAAGACTACTGCTGATGCTGCGCGACAAAAGGTTGTGTTGGGCAAGTTGAAGGACATGCTTGTTTGCGTTGATTAG
- a CDS encoding hypothetical protein (EggNog:ENOG41) yields the protein MAAAPNDLSYPMADLRVSAPFTLSGSDTSSIDEDAPLPFPEALPRADFLAPDFQPAAYLSALPHRHQTLEDLRSDLRDRSAAISSELLELVNSNYTAFLSLGSELRGGDDKVEDVKVSLLGFRRAVEEVKTKVMERKEETNTLNGELRGVRSAIEKGRKMIELSERLSSLEERLSLDSLPNNEDWDEESEEEDEDDNYGSSPTRLLVSAQECSRITKLLESLDPNAPFVIKMEERLTRCRNTLLLDLGNALKEAKKAGVKGQDRVLKCLAIYRVLDAQSEAVKALRGGS from the coding sequence ATGGCCGCCGCGCCAAACGACCTCTCGTACCCAATGGCAGATCTCAGAGTATCCGCTCCATTTACGCTCTCCGGCTCCGACACTTCATCTATCGATGAAGATGCTCCTCTACCATTCCCCGAAGCTCTCCCTCGAGCCGACTTCTTAGCTCCAGACTTCCAACCTGCCGCCTATTTATCTGCTCTACCACATCGTCACCAGACCCTCGAGGACTTGCGATCAGATCTTCGCGACAGAAGCGCTGCGATCAGCTCTGAACTTCTCGAACTTGTCAATTCGAACTACACAGCCTTTCTTTCACTTGGCAGCGAACTGCGCGGCGGCGACGACAAGGTCGAAGATGTCAAGGTTTCTCTACTTGGTTTCCGACGAGCTGTAGAGGAAGTCAAGACAAAGGTCATGGAGCGAAAAGAGGAGACGAATACCCTCAATGGCGAGCTACGTGGTGTCCGATCAGCCATCGAGAAGGGCCGAAAGATGATTGAGCTATCTGAACGTCTCTCATCACTAGAAGAACGTCTATCCCTAGATAGTCTACCGAACAACGAAGACTGGGACGAAGAaagcgaagaggaagatgaggacgacaATTATGGAAGCTCCCCCACAAGACTGCTTGTCTCAGCACAAGAATGCAGCCGCATCACAAAGCTTCTCGAGTCTTTAGACCCAAATGCCCCGTTTGtgatcaagatggaggaaCGTCTGACACGGTGCAGAAACACATTGCTGCTAGATTTGGGCAATGCTctcaaagaagccaagaaggctggtGTAAAAGGACAGGATAGAGTGCTAAAGTGTTTGGCGATATATAGAGTGCTAGATGCACAATCAGAGGCCGTCAAGGCCCTCAGAGGCGGTTCATAG
- a CDS encoding hypothetical protein (BUSCO:EOG092643Y5): protein MAPIDRCLASMARLSLLQTPRPAIPTIPKFLAPTAAQQVRQASVVRIKKTGKKKKALPKDFKRHNLAKREFPQYSLCEAMRVLRAVEVGQPPASVKYEIHINLKTARNGPVIKNSVRLPHPVQSDWRIAVICPEGSEIAQQATAAGAVAVGQETLFEAIKKEQINFDRLICHEASEAALNKAGLGKILGPKGLMPSKRMRTIVPDVVKSMRDSAGAADYRERQGVIRMAIGQLGYSPDQLKNNIKVLLNKVKAECAEISEEVHKEVHEVILSTTHGPGISLNGKLKDAEEQITPEALSSIM from the exons ATGGCGCCAATCGACCGCTGCTTGGCCTCCATGGCTAGGCTATCCCTCCTCCAGACTCCTCGGCCAGCAATTCCCACGATACCGAAGTTTCTTGCCCCGACAGCTGCTCAACAAGTTCGACAGGCTTCGGTTGTGAGAATCAAGAAGactggaaagaagaagaaggcgttGCCCAAGGACTTTAAGAGACATAATCTGGCTAAGAGGGAATTTCCTCAATACTCGTTATGTGAAGCTATGAG AGTCCTACGAGCTGTTGAAGTTGGACAACCGCCTGCTTCGGTCAAGTACGAAAttcacatcaacctcaagaccGCCCGAAACGGACCcgtcatcaagaacagcGTCCGACTTCCTCATCCCGTTCAGAGCGATTGGCGAATTGCCGTCATCTGCCCCGAAGGCAGCGAGATCGCCCAGCAAGCCACCGCCGCAGGTGCTGTGGCCGTCGGTCAAGAAACCCTCTTCGAAGCCATCAAAAAGGAGCAGATCAACTTCGACCGTCTCATCTGCCACGAGGCCAGCGAGGCAGCTCTCAACAAAGCCGGTCTAGGAAAGATCCTTGGTCCCAAGGGTCTCATGCCCAGCAAGCGTATGCGAACCATCGTCCCGGACGTCGTCAAGTCGATGCGAGACTCTGCTGGTGCAGCTGATTACCGTGAGAGACAGGGTGTTATCCGCATGGCTATCGGACAGCTGGGTTACTCGCCTGATcagctcaagaacaacatcaaggtgttgctgaacaaggtcaaggcggAGTGTGCGGAGATTTCAGAGGAGGTGCACAAGGAGGTTCACGAGGTTATTCTCAGCACAACCCATGGACCTGGTATAAGCTTGAATGGAAAGTTGAAGGATGCAGAGGAGCAGATTACCCCCGAGGCATTGTCGAGCATCATGTAA